The Deltaproteobacteria bacterium genome has a window encoding:
- a CDS encoding superoxide dismutase, producing the protein MAKHELPKLPYAYDALEPHIDARTMEIHYTKHHQAYVTNLNNALEKAPKLATLTAETIITDLASVPEEVRTVVRNNGGGHANHTLFWSVMGRNKGGRPSGELAQAIDKTFGSIDAFQEKFTQAALTRFGSGWAWLALDKAGQLVVCSTANQDSPLMEGMRPVLGLDVWEHAYYLHYQNRRPDYVKAWWNVVDWDAVHSLWKDAQKR; encoded by the coding sequence ATGGCGAAACACGAGCTCCCCAAGCTGCCGTATGCCTACGACGCGCTCGAGCCCCACATCGACGCGCGCACGATGGAGATCCACTACACGAAGCACCATCAGGCGTACGTGACGAACCTGAACAACGCGCTGGAGAAGGCTCCCAAGCTCGCCACGCTCACCGCGGAGACCATCATCACCGACCTGGCCAGCGTGCCCGAAGAGGTCCGCACCGTCGTGCGCAACAACGGCGGCGGCCACGCGAACCACACCCTCTTCTGGAGCGTGATGGGGCGCAACAAGGGCGGCCGACCGAGCGGCGAGCTCGCGCAGGCCATCGACAAGACCTTCGGGTCGATCGACGCCTTCCAGGAGAAGTTCACGCAGGCCGCGCTCACCCGCTTCGGGTCAGGCTGGGCCTGGCTCGCCCTCGACAAGGCCGGCCAGCTGGTGGTGTGCTCGACGGCGAACCAGGACAGCCCGCTCATGGAGGGGATGCGCCCGGTCCTCGGCCTGGACGTCTGGGAGCACGCCTACTACCTGCACTACCAGAATCGCCGCCCCGACTACGTCAAGGCCTGGTGGAACGTGGTGGACTGGGACGCGGTGCACTCGCTCTGGAAGGACGCTCAGAAGCGGTAG
- the mutY gene encoding A/G-specific adenine glycosylase: protein MKRRDMLTGSAAGALPSLRGVHPDLLRPAVEELHRWYLQQARVLPWRATRDAYAIWISEVMLQQTQVRTVVPYYERWLAALPTVRALAAADEVEVLRLWEGLGYYSRARNLHRAARELVVRFDGSFPRDPDQLRTLPGIGPYTVAAVASLAFGAPLAVVDANVRRVLSRLLALEEDPRRAPVARRLEALAHELLADHDPSRHNQAMMELGALVCLPRTPRCELCPLLSVCAAAATGEPSRFPPTRPTKAVPHQAFAVALVRDRERLLLEQRPSGGLLAGLWDLPGYALALGEEPPGRLAQTLRELYGLQVEVEESLPPVKHAYSHLKVTLHAFRCRLLGRSSRAAESVATRIWVRPEELGQRAMPRACHKVLEGAGLGPPRGQVA from the coding sequence ATGAAGCGACGCGACATGTTGACGGGATCGGCGGCCGGCGCGCTCCCTTCGCTGCGGGGCGTTCATCCGGACCTGCTCCGCCCGGCGGTCGAGGAGCTGCATCGCTGGTACCTGCAGCAGGCCCGCGTGCTCCCCTGGCGCGCCACGCGGGACGCCTACGCGATCTGGATCTCCGAGGTGATGTTGCAGCAGACCCAGGTGCGGACGGTCGTTCCCTACTACGAACGGTGGCTTGCGGCGCTGCCGACCGTGCGGGCGCTGGCCGCCGCGGACGAGGTGGAGGTGCTGCGGCTCTGGGAGGGGCTCGGCTACTACAGCCGCGCGCGCAACCTGCACCGGGCCGCGCGCGAGCTGGTCGTGCGGTTCGACGGGAGCTTCCCGCGGGACCCCGACCAGTTGCGAACGTTGCCGGGAATAGGTCCCTACACCGTGGCGGCCGTGGCCAGCCTGGCCTTCGGCGCCCCCCTGGCCGTGGTGGACGCGAACGTGCGCCGGGTGCTGTCGCGACTCCTCGCGCTCGAGGAGGATCCGCGTCGCGCGCCCGTTGCGCGCCGCCTCGAGGCGCTCGCGCACGAACTCCTCGCGGACCACGACCCCTCGCGCCACAACCAGGCCATGATGGAGCTCGGCGCGCTCGTCTGTCTCCCCCGCACGCCTCGGTGCGAGCTCTGTCCGCTGCTCTCGGTGTGTGCCGCCGCGGCGACGGGCGAGCCCTCGCGCTTTCCGCCCACGCGACCGACGAAGGCGGTCCCGCACCAGGCGTTCGCCGTGGCGCTCGTACGCGACCGCGAGCGGCTGCTCCTCGAGCAACGCCCCTCGGGGGGCCTCCTCGCGGGGCTCTGGGACCTCCCGGGCTACGCGCTCGCCCTCGGCGAGGAGCCACCGGGGCGCCTCGCACAGACGCTGCGCGAGCTCTACGGCCTCCAGGTCGAGGTGGAGGAGTCGCTGCCGCCCGTGAAGCACGCCTACTCCCATCTCAAGGTGACCTTGCACGCCTTCCGGTGCCGGTTGCTCGGCCGCTCGAGTCGGGCGGCTGAGTCGGTGGCGACGCGCATCTGGGTGCGGCCCGAGGAGCTCGGCCAGCGCGCGATGCCGCGCGCCTGTCACAAGGTGCTCGAGGGGGCTGGGCTTGGGCCGCCGCGAGGACAGGTGGCGTAA
- a CDS encoding serine/threonine protein kinase: MEGPLALIMIFGMPVFIVGITQYFKFKRLRLERETAQLPAAERLRLEAAEKDRALLERRVQNLETIVTSVDLELNARLNRLAAEQSRLALAPPVPRGTHAEVAAAEATAKTSLLAHEASSGELPLGSVLLGRFQVERTLGRGGMGAVYLATDRQMGEQVALKVIARNLSDDPAAAERFRREASSARKVTHPNVIRIHDLGEAEGLLFLSMEYFPGLTLAELLSRRRHLPLDETRALVGQICDALAAAHQAGVIHRDLKPQNVLVNERGELRVIDFGLAKASFFAGMTATGLILGTPEYMAPEQVRGQPMDARTDVYALGAMTYHLLCGRPPFVADSPIAVGFLHCSEEPLPPSTRRTELPAAVDEPVLRALAKDPARRFATVLEFKRAF, translated from the coding sequence ATGGAAGGGCCGCTCGCGCTGATCATGATCTTCGGGATGCCGGTCTTCATCGTCGGGATCACGCAGTACTTCAAGTTCAAGAGGCTGCGGCTCGAGCGGGAGACGGCGCAGCTCCCTGCGGCGGAGCGCCTGCGCCTCGAGGCGGCGGAGAAGGATCGCGCCCTGCTCGAACGACGGGTGCAGAACCTCGAGACGATCGTGACCTCGGTGGACCTCGAGCTCAACGCGCGGCTGAATCGCCTGGCCGCCGAACAGAGCCGCCTGGCGCTCGCGCCCCCCGTGCCGCGGGGAACCCACGCCGAGGTCGCGGCGGCGGAGGCCACGGCCAAGACCTCGCTCCTCGCGCACGAGGCCTCGAGCGGCGAGCTCCCGCTCGGGAGCGTGCTCCTCGGGCGCTTCCAGGTCGAGCGTACTCTCGGCCGCGGTGGGATGGGGGCTGTCTACCTCGCAACCGACCGTCAGATGGGCGAGCAGGTGGCGCTCAAGGTGATCGCGCGCAACCTGTCGGACGATCCGGCGGCGGCCGAGCGTTTTCGCCGCGAGGCCAGCTCCGCGCGCAAGGTGACGCATCCGAACGTGATCCGCATCCACGACCTCGGCGAGGCCGAAGGGCTGCTCTTCCTCTCGATGGAGTATTTCCCGGGGCTCACGCTGGCGGAGCTGCTCAGCCGCAGGCGCCACCTGCCGCTGGACGAGACGCGCGCGCTCGTGGGGCAGATCTGCGACGCGCTCGCCGCCGCGCACCAGGCGGGGGTGATTCACCGGGACCTGAAGCCGCAGAACGTGCTCGTGAACGAGCGCGGCGAGCTGCGCGTGATCGACTTCGGGCTGGCCAAGGCCTCCTTCTTCGCCGGCATGACGGCGACGGGACTCATCCTGGGCACGCCGGAATACATGGCGCCGGAGCAGGTGCGCGGTCAGCCCATGGACGCGCGAACGGATGTCTACGCCCTCGGCGCGATGACCTATCACCTGCTCTGCGGCCGGCCGCCCTTCGTGGCCGACTCGCCCATCGCCGTCGGCTTTCTGCACTGCAGCGAGGAGCCGCTGCCCCCCTCCACGCGTCGGACGGAGCTCCCCGCGGCGGTGGACGAGCCGGTCCTGCGCGCCCTGGCCAAGGATCCGGCGCGGCGCTTCGCGACGGTCCTCGAGTTCAAGCGCGCCTTCTGA
- a CDS encoding HAD family hydrolase, with protein sequence MGDAFILLDLDGTILHLGWGDPEVHRARERLVALARAHALNPPHGMLIPSLAALGAQDPSILEALDEVEAVAARSARLCDGALAALDALGELPWAIVTSNGRPCAEAALRAVGLDAPRSRVMVCRGETRALKPDPEPLRRAVADLANVHGQPACVVMVGDAATDLQAAAALGREASYPVHGLGVLGGVSSERRFLEAGAARVLASLSQLSTALEELLPR encoded by the coding sequence GTGGGCGACGCGTTCATCCTGCTCGATCTCGACGGAACGATCCTGCACCTCGGCTGGGGCGACCCCGAGGTGCACCGCGCGCGCGAGCGGCTGGTCGCGCTGGCCCGCGCGCACGCGCTGAATCCTCCGCACGGCATGCTCATCCCGTCGCTGGCGGCTCTCGGCGCGCAGGACCCTTCCATCCTGGAGGCGCTCGACGAGGTGGAGGCCGTGGCCGCCCGCTCCGCCCGGCTCTGCGACGGTGCGCTCGCGGCCCTAGACGCGCTGGGAGAGCTCCCCTGGGCCATCGTCACGAGCAACGGCCGGCCCTGCGCCGAGGCCGCCCTGCGCGCGGTCGGGCTCGACGCCCCGCGCTCGCGCGTGATGGTCTGCCGCGGGGAGACGCGGGCGCTGAAGCCCGATCCGGAGCCCCTGCGGCGCGCGGTGGCGGACCTGGCGAACGTTCACGGGCAGCCGGCGTGTGTGGTGATGGTGGGGGACGCCGCGACGGACCTCCAGGCCGCCGCGGCGCTCGGCCGCGAGGCGAGCTACCCGGTGCACGGTCTGGGGGTCCTCGGCGGCGTCTCCTCGGAACGGCGCTTTCTCGAGGCCGGGGCGGCGCGCGTGCTCGCCAGTCTCTCGCAGCTCTCCACCGCCCTCGAGGAGCTGCTGCCGCGCTGA